A stretch of the Macaca thibetana thibetana isolate TM-01 chromosome X, ASM2454274v1, whole genome shotgun sequence genome encodes the following:
- the LOC126946544 gene encoding 40S ribosomal protein SA-like, whose amino-acid sequence MSGPLDVLQMKEEDVLKFLAAGTHLGGTNLDFQMEQYIYKSKSDGLYIINLKRTWEKLLLMARAIIAIENPADVSVISSRNTGQRAMLKFAAATGATPIAGHFTPGTFTNQIQAAFWEPRLLVVTDPRADHQPLTEASYVNLPTIALCKRDSPLRYVDTAIPCNNKGAHSVGLMWWMLAQEVLHMRGTISREHPWEVMPDLYFYRDPEEIEKEEQAAAEKAVTKEVFQGEWTAPAPEFTATQPEVADWSEGVQVPSVPIQQFPTEDWSAQPATEDWSAAPTAQATEWVGATTEWS is encoded by the coding sequence ATGTCCGGACCCCTTGATGTCCTGCAAATGAAGGAGGAGGATGTCCTTAAGTTCCTTGCAGCAGGAACCCACTTAGGTGGCACCAATCTTGACTTCCAGATGGAACAGTACATCTATAAAAGCAAAAGTGATGGCCTCTACATAATAAATCTGAAGAGGACCTGGGAGAAGCTTCTGCTGATGGCTCGTGCCATTATTGCCATTGAAAACCCTGCTGATGTCAGTGTTATATCCTCCAGGAATACTGGCCAGAGGGCTATGCTGAAATTTGCTGCTGCCACTGGAGCCACTCCAATTGCTGGCCACTTCACTCCTGGAACCTTCACTAACCAGATTCAGGCAGCCTTCTGGGAGCCACGGCTTCTTGTGGTTACTGACCCCAGGGCTGACCACCAGCCTCTCACGGAGGCATCTTATGTTAACCTACCTACCATTGCTCTGTGTAAGAGAGATTCTCCTCTGCGCTATGTGGACACTGCCATCCCATGCAATAACAAGGGAGCTCACTCAGTGGGTTTGATGTGGTGGATGCTGGCTCAGGAAGTTCTGCACATGCGTGGCACCATTTCCCGTGAACACCCGTGGGAGGTCATGCCTGATCTCTACTTCTACAGAGATCCTGAAGagattgaaaaagaagagcaggcTGCTGCTGAAAAGGCAGTGACCAAGGAGGTATTTCAGGGTGAATGGACTGCTCCAGCTCCTGAGTTCACTGCTACTCAGCCTGAGGTTGCAGACTGGTCTGAAGGTGTGCAGGTGCCCTCTGTGCCTATTCAGCAGTTCCCTACTGAAGACTGGAGTGCTCAGCCTGCCACGGAAgactggtctgcagctcccactgCTCAGGCCACTGAATGGGTAGGAGCAACCACTGAATGGTCATAA